One window of Candidatus Woesearchaeota archaeon genomic DNA carries:
- a CDS encoding transcription factor S, whose translation MMFCPDCGSLLRPKVEDGKTVSQCSCGYSSAGNDLKFEEKQKDAAPVEVVEEDVRTNPLTKVKCDKCGHDEAEYWLQQTRSGDESETQFFKCTKCHHQWREY comes from the coding sequence TTGATGTTTTGCCCAGACTGCGGATCGCTACTACGTCCAAAAGTGGAAGATGGAAAAACGGTTTCCCAGTGTAGTTGTGGCTATTCTTCAGCAGGCAACGATCTTAAGTTTGAAGAAAAACAAAAAGATGCAGCTCCGGTAGAAGTTGTTGAAGAGGATGTTCGCACCAATCCTTTAACAAAGGTGAAATGTGATAAGTGCGGCCATGATGAAGCAGAATACTGGTTGCAACAGACTCGTTCAGGAGATGAGTCCGAAACGCAGTTCTTTAAATGTACAAAGTGCCACCATCAGTGGCGAGAGTACTAA